The genomic window gtatatagtatatagtgacctcatcactgctggtagtatatagtatatagtgacctcatcactgctggtagtatatagtatatagtgacctcatcactgctggtagtatatagtatatagtgacctcatcactgctggtagtatatagtatatagtgacctcatcactgctggtagtatatagtatatagtgacctcatcactgctggtagtataaagtatatagtgacctcatcactgctgatggtatatagtgacctcatcactgctgctggtatatagtgacctcatcactgctgctggtatatagtatatagtgacctcatcactgctggtagtatatagtatatagtgacctcatcactgctggtagtatatagtgacctcatcactgctggtagtatatagtgacctcatcactgctggtagtatatagtatatagtgacctcatcactgctggtagtatatagtatatagtgacctcatcactgctggtagtatatagtgacctcatcactgctggtagtatatagtatatagtgacctcatcactgctgctggtatatagtgtatagtgacctcatcactgctggtagtatatagtatatagtgacctcatcactgctggtagtatatagtatatagtgacctcatcactgctggtagtatatagtatatagtgacctcatcactgctgctggtatatagtatatagtgacctcatcactgctggtatatagtatatagtgacctcatcactgctggtatatagtatatagtgacctcatcactgctggtatatagtatatagtgacctcatcactgctggtagtatatagtaaCCTCATCActtctgctggtatatagtgacctcatcactgctgctggtatatagtgacctcatcactgctgctggtatatagtatatagtgacctcatcactgctgctggtatatagtgacctcatcactgctgctggtatatagtatatagtgacctcatcactgctgctggtatatagtgacctcatcactgctgctggtatatagtgacctcatcactgctgctggtatatagtatatagtgacctcatcactgctggtagtatatagtatatagtgacctcatcactgctgctggtatatagtatatagtgacctcatcactgctggtagtatatagtatatagtgacctcatcactgctgctggtatatagtgacctcatcactgctgctggtatatagtatatagtgacctcatcactgctgctggtatatagtgacctcatcactgctggtatatagtatatagtgacctcatcactgctggtagtatatagtatatagtgacctcatcactgctggtagtatatagtgtatagtgacctcatcactgctgctggtatatagtatatagtgacctcatcactgctggtatttagtatatagtatatagtgacctcatcactgctggtagtatatagtgtatagtgacctcatcactgctgctggtatatagtatatagtgacctcatcactgctggtatttagtatatagtgacctcatcactgctggtagtatatagtatatagtgacctcatcactgctggtagtatatagtgacctcatcactgctggtagtatatagtatatagtgacctcatcactgctggtagtatatagtgacctcatcactgctgctggtatatagtgacctcatcactgctgctggtatatagtatatagtgacctcatcactgctggtagtatatagtatatagtgacctcatcactgctggtagtatatagtgacctcatcactgctggtagtatatagtgacctcatcactgctggtagtatatagtatatagtgacctcatcactgctggtagtatatagtgacctcatcactactggtagtatatagtatatagtgacctcatcactgctggtagtatatagtatatagtgacctcatcactgctggtagtatatagtatatagtgacctcatcactgctggtagtatatagtatatagtgacctcatcactgctggtagtatatagtatatagtgacctcatcactgctggtagtatatagtatatagtgacctcatcactgctggtagtatatagtatatagtgacctcatcactgctgctggtatatagtgacctcatcactgctggtagtatatagtatatagtgacctcatcactgctggtagtatatagtatatagtgacctcatcactgctgctggtatatagtatatagtgacctcatcactgctgctggtatatagtatatagtgacctcatcactgctggtagtatatagtgacctcatcactgctggtagtatatagtatatagtgacgtcatcactgctggtagtatatagtatatagtgacgtcatcactgctggtagtatatagtatatagtgacctcatcactgctggtagtatatagtgacctcatcactgctggtagtatatagtatatagtgacctcatcactgctggtggtatatagtatatagtgaccttatcactgctggtagtatatagtatatagtgacctcatcactgctggtagtatatagtatatagtgacctcatcactgctggtagtatatagtgacctcatcactgctggtagtatatagtatatagtgacctcatcactgctgctggtatatagtatatagtgacctcatcactgctggtagtatatagtgacctcatcactgctgctggtatatagtgaccttatcactgctggtagtatatagtatatagtgacctcatcactgctggtagtatatagtgacctcatcactgctggtagtatatagtgacctcatcactgctggtagtatatagtatatagtgacctcatcactgctggtagtatatagtatatagtgacctcatcactgctggtagtatatagtgacctcatcactgctggtagtatatagtatatagtgacctcatcactgctggtagtatatagtatatagtgacctcatcactgctggtagtatatagtatatagtgaccttatcactgctggtagtatatagtgacctcatcactgctggtagtatatagtgacctcatcactgctggtagtatatagtgacctcatcactgctggtagtatatagtatatagtgacctcatcactgctgctggtatatagtgacctcatcactgctggtagtatatagtgacctcatcactgctggtagtatatagtatatagtgacctcatcactgctgctggttcatagtgacctcatcactgctggtagtatatagtatTACCTGGACGGTGAGGTTCTCGCTCTCCGGTCGCACTCTCCGCACCTCGTACAGCGCCAGCGTTAACCCCTTCTGTATCTGTTCACTGAAGGTGCAGAGTCTGATGTCCACCGACTGCGGCACAAACTGCAGcactgtgggggaggggagacagGAGCGTAATAACCCGATAAACTTCAACACAGACAACATAGTGACGGCTGCTTCCATGACACGGCCACAGCGCAGCCGGACACTCGCAGATCATCTCACCTGTCTGAACGTGGAACCTGGAGTCTAATCCCATAAAGGAGGTctgcagggagaggatggggggagaCCTGCCCATAACCAGGGGGCTCTTGCCCAGGACGTGAGCCACAGCGATGGCCGTGTATACCAGGGGTCCGGACGTCACCATGAAGGAGTAGCCCTCATACATGGAGTAGACCTGCCAGAGAGAGAGCCACACATGACATCACTATAGggcagatatatatacacacacacacacacacaacatcactgcgggggtatatatatatatacacatacatacacacacacacacacacgatatcaCTATAGggcagagatatatatatatatatatatatatacactcatgaCATCACTGCGGGGGTATATGTACACAAGACATTACtgccagggtgtgtgtgtgtgagtgtatatattatatatatatatatatacatacatacacacacacacgcgacATCACTgcgggggtatatatatacacatacacacacatatatgacatcactgcaggggtgtatatatatatataaataaaacatcactGCGGGGGTATGTATACACATGACATCACTgcgagggtatatatatgtacacatgacatcactgcgagggtatatatatgtacacatgacatcactgcgagggtatatatatgtacacatgaCCACTgcgagggtatatatatgtacacatgacatcactgcgagggtatatatatgcacacatgacatcactgcgagggtatatatatgtacacatgaCCACTGCGAgggtatatatatgcacacatgacatcactgcgagggtatatatatgtacacatgacatcactgcgagggtatatatatgcacacatgacatcactgcgagggtatatatatgtacacatgaCCACTGCGAgggtatatatatgcacacatgacatcactgcgagggtatatatatgtacacatgaCCACTGCGAgggtatatatatgcacacatgacatcactgcgagggtatatatatgtacacatgaCCACTGCGAgggtatatatatgcacacatgacatcactgcgagggtatatatatgtacacatgaCCACTGCGAgggtatatatatgcacacatgacatcactgcgggggtatatacactatacatcctCTGATACGACAGTGGGCACATGTTGTTCTCTGACCTCCCTGCAGTCCCACCACCCACCACAAGGTGTCACCACACACAGTGATGAGAAAGACACAGAATGTCCTGCAGATTATCACATTTTTTCTTGTTATGTGACTGACTATCTGCAGATTTTACGCTGCTCTCTGCAGTTTGTGTGCGGTGTTATCTGTGTATACAGTAACCGTCTCTATAGAGAAGATGTTGCTACTGCACCGAACACAACACAACCGTCAGAGACCCCAGGGGACGTATCCGAACCCCACAGGAGATCCCTGCATCACTATACAGAGAATTACTGTACATTACCTGacagatcagccccctcctctcctgacatcctctgtgctgctgtgacctcccatataggatcagccccctcctctcctgacatcctctgtgctgctgtgacctcccctataagaccagccccctcctctcctgacatcctctgtgctgctgggacctctcctacaggatcatcaccctcctctcctgacatcctctgtgctgctgtgtcctctcctataagatcagccccctcctctcctgacatcctctgtgctgctgtgtcctctcctataagatcagcccctcctctcctgacatcctctgtgctgctgtgtgacctcccctataggatcagccccctcctctcctgacatcctctgtgctgctgtgtcctctcctataagatcagccccctcctctcctgacatcctctgtgctgctgtgtcctctcctataagatcagccccctcctctcctgacatcctctgtgctgctgtgacctcccctataagaccagccccctcatctcctgacatcctctgtgctgctgtaacctcccctataagaccagccccctcctcccctgacatcctctgtgctgctgtgtgacctcccctataagatcagccccctcctctcctgacatcctctgtgctgctgtggcctctcctataagatcagccccctcctctcctgacatcctctgtgctgctgtgacctcccctataggatcagccccctcctctcctgacatcctctgtgctgctggggcgtGCAGGCGTGGGGGATCGCcagttatatataatgtatctgACAGCTTCTATATTTGTCTCCTGATGAATAATATATGTGAGATCTTCTAaggttattgggggggggagtcGCTGTGATCTGTGAGAGCGGAGGACGTCAGCCCTGAGACGTACACATGATCTGAGGGGGTGAACGATGGGCGTGCGATACATGGAGAACCGTGACGTCGCCTTCTCTGTGGAAATCTGATGACGTTTCCCTCCTCCTGCGGTTTGGCatctatgctgggagttgtagtcctactgCAGGTGGTTTCCCTGAATTATCCCCCAAGAGTCCAGGCTGtctatactgacacactgtacAAGACCCCCAGCTGTGATCAGCAATCCCACCCGGTACAGAGGGCACAGCGACGTCTTCACAGGTTATCGCTGGAGGCCGATCCCTCCGACACTCTGCGTAATTAGACGACTGTAAATAGAGGTGAGGAGTCATGTGACGTGACGCACGAAACGCGGGAGAGAAGGTGGCGGAgtgtaaaatattatatatatatgccgtGAAGGCTGGTCATGTGTTAATAGTGCTTTTGTTGTTTTGttcctgttttttcttttttttgttttgttctttgttttgtttttctaactATGCAGTAATTGTTGGTTATGAAAAAAtgcataaataaaaccttttaaaaaaatatataatatatatatatatataggatcagTCACAGTGTGCATacaatactgatcctgagttacatcctgcattatactccagagctgcactcactattctgctggtggggtcactgtgtacatacattactgattctgtattatactccagagctgcattcactatactgctggtggggtcacagagtacatacattactgatcctgtactgatcctgtgttataccccagagctgcactctctattctgctggtggggtcactgtgtacatacattactgatcctgagttacatcctgtattataccccagagctgcactctctattctgctggtggggtcactgtgtacatacattacattactgatcctgagttacatcctgtattataccccagagctgcactcactattctgctggtggggtcactgtgtacatacattacattactgatcctgtattataccccagagctgcactcactattctgctggtggggtcactgtgtacatacattacattactgaccctgagttacatcctgtattatactccagagctgtaatcactattctgctggtggggtcactgtgtacatacattacattactgatcctgagttccatcctgtattataccccagagctgcactctctattctgctggtggggtcactgtgtacatatacatattgctccagagctgcactcacctcCAGCTCCACCGACCGGTTGAAGTTCACGGTCAGAGTTTCCTTCATCATCTCGGTGATATTCTCGATATTTGATCCTCGTGACAGAACTGGAATAAAGATTTGCGGTTTCGTTAATTCTGCAGTGTCCAGCGCACATTCTGATAAGTTACCCTCAGCCCCCGGATAGGTTCCTTCATCTAATGTACTTGTGAAGTTAAGACTATAGTCACTTGACATATAACTACCCTCCACAATGCCACACGTAACTAACTGCCCCTGGTATTATAGGGGCTCAGCAGAATTCTGAGTTCAGCTCCAGAGGATCAGCATAACAGATAAACGACTACTCACCGACAGTAACCAGATAGGGTTCCGGATTGGAGACATCACAAACGAAGCTGGGCCTTGTGGTGGTCACCGTTGTGGCAGCTGTAAGCCCAGATGGTGGCGTAACCCCGGCAGACAGGGTTGATGTTGCTGTTGTGGCTCCAGGAGTGACCATGTTGGTTGTAGCCGCCTGGGTGGTGGTAGTACCTAGAGTTTTATGGGTGACAGCCGCCGGCGAGGAAGAACTTGGTATAGAGGTTGTGCCTATAGCAGTGACCGGTGGGGTTAGAGCAGAAGATTGGAGGTCAGGGGTGTGGGGGGTAGTTGGAGCAAACACCGGACCCAAGGTTGGCTGAGAACTTGAAGACAACAATACGTTCACCGTAGATGTTGGACTTAGGATCAATGATCCTGACGTGGCTGGAAAATTTATTGTAGACCCCAAACGGATGGTGGATGTTGGTGGCAAGATGGGGACAAGGGTAAAACCGGGTGATAGAGTAGATACCGAAAACAATGAGGTATAGACCCCTGAGGCATCCGATGTATACAGCGACTCCAGAGGTAACGTCATCATCGGAACCAAGGTAGGTAGAGAGGTCGGAAGGACTTCCTCAACCAAAGCACTGCTGGCATGATCGAAACCGTAGGAGGAGGTGGGCAAGGCAGATGTGGTGGAGTTCAGTGCAGATGAGGAAGGTAAAGGCAGCAGAGAGGTAGCACCAATCAAAGTACTTGAGGTATAGAGGATGCTCGACGCCATGATGGTGGACTTCACCTCCCATATCTCCGACAACTCAGACGACATATATGAACCACTCTCAGTCCAGTCAACACTTAACAATGAAAAGGAAGAAGATGGAAGTGCAACGGAGTTCACAGTTTCCCAGGGCAAGACCTCCATGCTAATGGTTTCCAGTATGGATGAAGAGTAAATCTCCATCATGGAGCTACTGAACAAGGACTCAGATATGGCAAGCAGAGTAGATAAGTCCTGAGGTTCCACGGCTGACACATGACTGGACGCCAATGACTGTGAGGGGGAAACGTCTACAGATGAAGGGAAGAGGCCACTGGGCTCAAGGGTGGAACCAAACATGAAGTAACTGGAGTCCATGACAGACAGCAACGTGGACTCCGCAGCAAGAGATAGGGTTGGAGTGAAGTACATCCCTGTTTCTGTCGGCACAAATGCAGGAGCTTCGGCCGTGATTACAGGTTCATAGATTGAACTTTCAAGAAGGAAAGGAGTGGATATTGCTATAGTAGAAAACGTTGCCTCCAGATCGACAGAGGGCATAGACGAGATGAGCATCGAAGGCATCAGAGTCAACTCTACTGAGGAAACCCAATGGCTCTCCATCTCTGAACTCTGAGGAGACACTGAGGTTCCTTGGACTTCAGTAGAGTCAATAACATTAGTAAAATCCACAGAAGAGTCTGGATAACGTGAAGACACGAGGGGTATTGGAAGAGAAGACGTAACGGAGCCGAAAACTTCAACATCTTGGTGGATGAGCACACTGGTGGAAGGAAGATCTCCGGGAAACCCTAAGGTTTTAATGCTGATGGTTTCCATATACTCCTCCGACCACCACTGAGTGTACATGGCCTCGGTGGTCAATGTCTCAGGAATGGCAGTAGGCACTGAACTTTGGAGCAAATTAAAAGTGCTTTCTGGGACTGACGTCACAGGACTTTCAGCAACATCTGGAGCATCATATAACAGAGATGAGAAGGGTAACGCCTCGGTAGGGCTGATATTAGAATCCATTGATGTAACCAATCCTAAGTATGAGTAGATGCTAGACAAAGGAGATTTGGTGGCGGGGCTGCTGATGGCTATGCTTGGCATATATGTACTTTCTATGGGGGGAACCAGCCAATGAGTGGGAGACGTCTCTGGGGTGTTGGATGCAACCATTGTATCCTCTATCGAGACACTGAAAAAGGATCCTGTAGAAAGTTGTCCAGATTTGGTACTTTCCATGGAGAATATCGAGGGGACGACATCTTCTCCGTACTCACTGGACAGAGGAAGTGTTTCTGCTGTCCGTGAAATTTGGTTGATGCTACTGAAAGTCTCCAGCGGTGGAACAGTCAAAGTTTCCTCCAAGATACTAAAAGAGGCTTTATTTAAACTTGTTTCCAAGGTAACAGGAGACGTCGCAATATAAACTCCAGGTGTCGACTCCACAGGGGACAAGGACAAGGACAGGGGAGCCAAAGGACTTGGAGTTAAGAAGATGTTATTATAGATGGTGGCTTCACTGGTAAGAGGCTGGGTGGGTTCTATGATGGTGGGCTGCATGGGTTCTATGGTGGCGACTGAATCCGCGAGCTGGGGGGCAACCGTTTCTGAAGGTGCCTCATCTTCTAAAGCAATAGGTATTAGAAAGCCTTCTTCAGGGCCCAACCCGTTTTTGGTAAGGGTGGAGTTCTCATTCAACTGCAATATCAGTGGCCCAAGGTGAATGACtgcaagagaaagaaataacaataataaacatAACATAATACAAAATCATGTGTCagggcccctccccccccatgtaaCCACCTACATGCCAcgcttcctatatactgcagcatctagggggttaaatcACCAAATTCACCCACTGACAGTGTAAATATTTATCACTGATCCTGGTGTAAACCACAGCCGGCACAGGTGGGCCCCACACTCCTCTAATGACCCAGTGACCCCATATTTTGTCATAAAGCATTAAAGgctttacaattaaaggggtattccaatattCCCTACCTTGTGTCTGATCATGGGGGGTCCCAGATAGGAAACAGATTAGTACATAGTCCATTCCTTCCCCACAGAGCCACCGTTCacgtctatagagaatgaataggctGAGTGTGTGCCGGCCCACTGCTCCCTCCTACTAGGAAAGCTGTGCCCCCAGTTCCTGTGTTGTCGGGGCCTTTCAATGGCCGGACCCCCTACTCTGTGGATATGGGATGagtttttattcccccccccccaatacgtTCACAGGAGGGGATAGCACATTGGCGCGTTTCATGCCACTATTTTCGAGCCACATAAGGTTGTTAATTTTAGATGGGTGAATTCTGGGCATTTTGTGGGCGCAGCAGTTGCCCCCCGACGTCTTTAATACTCCGGTATTTATAACTCCACATTCCTGGAATTTACCCGCCACATTGTCAAGTAACATCCGACGGCCATGGCCAGCTGTAACGCAGACGCTCTGCGGTATTCACGACAGGTGAACCTTTGGGCTTCTCACATGACGACTGTTTTGGAAATGATCAGAATAAGATGTAACTAACgctggagaggagggggttaaataTTAATATTCTGTCCAATCGTCAGCGAATTAAATATCTGTGTCTGCCCCGAAAGGCCACCCAATAATTATATAACAAAAACTACAGTGGTGCGACCGGACGCGTTCACACACAGACTCCGAGTGAGGCCACAATGTCCGCCTGagcccttgttgcccatagcaacttcCATTTCCCCAGGAAATGAAACCATCATTTTGATTGGTTACtgagtaaggccccgttcccactgagcaaaggtagcggaattccgtgacggaattgtccgccgcagaatgcagttagcctcccactcataatgggagtctaaggtaggcgcgtgctcctgctctgtacgcgctgaagaatgaacatgttcattcttcagcgtgtacagagcaggagcgcgcgcctacCATAAACTcccatttgctcagtgggaacggggcctaaatagGTAgaactgttgcccatagcaaccaatcagaatttaACTTTCACTTATAAAGATGAAACATGGGCTCTAATTGGTTGCTACGGAGGATGGTTGCCATGGGGAAGTCACATCAACTAGTCAGTTGCTGCCTTATAGTCAGATTATttatgttgcccatagcaaccaatcacggcgcAGCTTTCATTTCGCCAGAGCTATATGAGTAATGAACGCTGagctctggttggttgctatgggagctgtggccagttgctatgggcaacgcaGAGAATCTTACCATAAAAAAGCCCCATAAATCTCCAGGTAGATCTGTAATTTTACTCAAAATCCGTAAATATCAACGTCCAACCCCAATAGGCCATTGACTATAACAGGCCCACGATATCAGAGAGCCGTAACCACCTTATACAGGCAATCATGGCGATCCTTTAGACACTGAGGCCGACTCTAGAGATGCGGCCATCTTGTACATAGACCTGACTGTCAGCCTTCATAGAGAACCTTTAACTCTTGCACCGCTGGGGAGAGGTTTGGGGGACTGCAAGGTCAGAGTTACGcttcagagtgtgtgtgtggcggtGGGGGAGATATTTTAACCCCGTAACCTCTTCGTGCTGCCCGGGATATTACGTTACCAGCGGCAACAGGTGGCAGGTGAGAGGATTGAGGATTCCAATCGGATTTCTCATGGGAGCTGCTACAGAGGGGGGGCGAGCATTGTGTCCGCAACAAAGACCACCAAGGCGGGGGAGGGGGACGCACATGGTACCGACTGGAAGACTCCCCTCCTGATCCCGCTGACATTCTGTCACTTTTCTCTAAACAGTTTCATTGACTGCGGACAtgttactggccctttaaatgctACTAATATTCCTCAAGATCTGATtgtcactgtccctttaaatcctaTATATTCCTCCCAATCTGACTGTTTTACCGGCCCTTTAAATCCTATATATTTCTCTTAATCTGATTGTGTTACCGGCCCTTTAAATCCTATATATATTCCTCACGATTTGATTTTCGGCAGATGAGATTTGCGTTGTCTGATTATTTACGAGGCGACATCTTTGTTTTACAAGGTGAAAATCGCCGCTCCGATGGTTTCCTGATATTAATTCTCGCCGGCGTCCGTCTCACGGATGGCGGTCGGGCTTCACGGCAAAGCGCGTCTGATTAGAAGTGATGGAGGCGGCAAGATGTGGAAATGTCACAGCACGGATTGACGCGACTGCGagagtcttaaagggacaggacacgGGATGTAGGAACAGTCTACGGATGAGGGGCAGAGCGCGGCGTCTTTACACGTTACCAACAACATGGCGTCTCATACTCCAGCCACATCAGCTATGGGAAACTCATACGGAGGAGCAGGGGTAATCTaatgaccccccacccccatccccggGCGCTGTCAGGGTTCCTTAATGGTGACAGCCGGCAGGTAGACGCATTTTACCACGTTTTCCGCTCCTCCTATCAGGAATAAAAGACGTTTCCATCAGCAGAACATGAGCCCCCCCACCCGATCCAAAGGACGGGGGAGGGGAGACCCCCGAAGCACATCCCCATGTCTCATCCGCTTTGTATGAAGAGTCACAGAGCGGAGAGAACAGCGCGGCGCTCCGCACCAGGTCAGAAGATTCCCTGGAGCCACCGCGCAGCTCGTGTACAAGGACGCCGATTGCACGTGCGATATGGAGAGCGCTCACTGCTACACTCCTCACCCCCACCCCATATAACATCCAGATCCCCTGACCCCACATATAACATCCATatccccctaccccatataccaCACATCAT from Dendropsophus ebraccatus isolate aDenEbr1 chromosome 1, aDenEbr1.pat, whole genome shotgun sequence includes these protein-coding regions:
- the KIAA1549 gene encoding UPF0606 protein KIAA1549 homolog isoform X3, which encodes MERGLRGAAAACTVLILGIGLQLHRGAADVIHLGPLILQLNENSTLTKNGLGPEEGFLIPIALEDEAPSETVAPQLADSVATIEPMQPTIIEPTQPLTSEATIYNNIFLTPSPLAPLSLSLSPVESTPGVYIATSPVTLETSLNKASFSILEETLTVPPLETFSSINQISRTAETLPLSSEYGEDVVPSIFSMESTKSGQLSTGSFFSVSIEDTMVASNTPETSPTHWLVPPIESTYMPSIAISSPATKSPLSSIYSYLGLVTSMDSNISPTEALPFSSLLYDAPDVAESPVTSVPESTFNLLQSSVPTAIPETLTTEAMYTQWWSEEYMETISIKTLGFPGDLPSTSVLIHQDVEVFGSVTSSLPIPLVSSRYPDSSVDFTNVIDSTEVQGTSVSPQSSEMESHWVSSVELTLMPSMLISSMPSVDLEATFSTIAISTPFLLESSIYEPVITAEAPAFVPTETGMYFTPTLSLAAESTLLSVMDSSYFMFGSTLEPSGLFPSSVDVSPSQSLASSHVSAVEPQDLSTLLAISESLFSSSMMEIYSSSILETISMEVLPWETVNSVALPSSSFSLLSVDWTESGSYMSSELSEIWEVKSTIMASSILYTSSTLIGATSLLPLPSSSALNSTTSALPTSSYGFDHASSALVEEVLPTSLPTLVPMMTLPLESLYTSDASGVYTSLFSVSTLSPGFTLVPILPPTSTIRLGSTINFPATSGSLILSPTSTVNVLLSSSSQPTLGPVFAPTTPHTPDLQSSALTPPVTAIGTTSIPSSSSPAAVTHKTLGTTTTQAATTNMVTPGATTATSTLSAGVTPPSGLTAATTVTTTRPSFVCDVSNPEPYLVTVVLSRGSNIENITEMMKETLTVNFNRSVELEVYSMYEGYSFMVTSGPLVYTAIAVAHVLGKSPLVMGRSPPILSLQTSFMGLDSRFHVQTVLQFVPQSVDIRLCTFSEQIQKGLTLALYEVRRVRPESENLTVQIVNISSSAPPLGYWKVPVTVSYAVRERLGFLNGSDVSDQLRNLSLVEFSFFLGFPVKQIAEPSTYPQLNISPILKDSWLRTILLGVEELQLRDESFQTEMERKLAQLISEATLQKRRWKRASYAGSNAVQVVNVSRLDGQDDPVQLVYFVEDQYGERLAADKASSLINDVNIQRAAIILGYRLQGVVAQPLNQPSESDRQAQNLWIIVGVAVPVLVVTVIIIILYWKLCRTDKLDFQPDTISNLQQRQKLQAPNVKGFDFAKQHLGQHNKDEVLVVHEPPPPMLHGPLKDSTPSENGDIPTPRSKSSTKPNKIGRHRSSRVTPSDAGSTASEPSSGKESGEEGSPRPSAPPQETRLRPTGRGEIPMMHSGTEQHSSASIFEHVDRMSRSTEASRRLPSKIQLIAMQPMAAPPIHGLSTAEREVEANKIQTTLRHKSEIEHHRNKIRLRAKRKGHYEFPLVDVVGMADTKERQRMYRRAQMQFDKILDPVLGVPTVFIEPRKRISDFLFSSRTRRSPKQRRKQQGSSSPPDADRDRLITTDSEGTYKRPPGVSNSAYVSDPDLPSDTAASDLGKYPASPPRIPAQYVAPQPSIEEVRQTMQSLLDDAFALVAPSSQGPGALPPGNTSAQHGGNSSSARTAQGSAPWRGQYPNHQSPHYNRFVDFGASQGSAPSLMTRSPGFGSGFLPPTETAPSESQQAEGQYPGRMYPEDIPSVARPRPLGSNSGSAQIHQLTQVGIASRMGAQSTELAPSRSIPPSGPGWPSYYNHEEDTPRNVAHREGLTHGAQDYSAPQMFSVNRGPSRQQQSSHLPPSICYPSSSAEDIHPGHSSASLIKAIREELLRLSQKQVVAPSYHS